ATTAGAACAATCGATCGATATTGCGAACCAGCTGTTCCGGAATTCAAGGGCAGACTATCTGGAGGTCCTTCTCAACCAGCGGGATGCTTTGGATGCCAAAATGGAACTGGTGGAAGCAAAACAAAAACAGCTGAGTACAGTTGTTGATATTTATAAAAGCTTAGGCGGAGGCTGGAAGTGATTATAAATCCTTAATGTTTTAAAAAGAAAAGAGGCTGCCCGTAAGGAACAGTCTCTTTTCGATTAAAACTGAAAACTTTAATAAAAACAGGTCATGAAAACCTTTTCTCAAGATACCTGCATGAATGTAGGTATGTAATTTAATTCTGATGGTTATTAATTTTAAAGGCGTTTAGTTTTTATTTGCATTAATTTCTAAAAAAGCCGGCCTTCCCTAAGATAAGTAATTCCTGTTAAAGAAGGCGGCAGGATATATGATCGAATCATCATGTTTTTGTGGTTATTAGTTTTTACCCTTTGGTCTGATTACTGATTTGCGATGACGTTTTTATTGCTGTTTTCTCGTTATTTGTTTCCGGCTTTACAAAATTATATTCGGTTATAAATTCTGTACCGCTGAATTCTGAGTCCAAAATTATCACCTGAGATCGGAATATAAAAATGGTTGTTGTCTCTATTTATAAATTATGACGTCCTAATTCAGGAATAAGGCGAATTTAATATACTGATAATCAGTTTATATTTTTGTAAAATAGAAATAATTATATTCTTTTCATTAATTCATTATTCATTGAGAAAACAAGGGTGATTTTACGTATTTTTGACCCCTATTATTCATGGAATAACTCATTAAGGTGATTAAAAAATTATTTTTTATATTTTTTACAGGATGTGTTCAGCTTTTTTTTGCCCAGCAGTCGGATATTGAGTTCGATCGGCTGAGGTCAAAATATGAAAATATTGAAGAAAATGACGTCCGGGCATTCCCTTTTATTCAGCCCTATATCAATAAAGGGAAAAAGGAAAAAAACTACGAGAGATTGGTTCAGGGATATAAAGACGGTATTTTTTATTCTTCGTTAAACGGTGAAAAATTAAAATATGCAGACAGCATGGTCTGGACGGCAAACGAATCAGGTATTGAAGATCTTAAAGTGATCGCGCATATAGACAAAGGCGTTGTTTATTATTACCATTATAAAAAATTCCAGCTTGCCCTTAATGAGTACCTTGAAGCATATAAATATTCCAAAAACTCGAAAAACGATTTTATAAAATTTCAGAATCTCTATCATATCGGGGTGGTAAAAAGTTATCTTGGGTATTATGACGAAGCGTCTGAAGTTTTTACGAAATGTATTGCTTACTACAGGGCAAAAATGAATATTAAGTCTCATCCCAACGAAATTTATAATAATAAAAGAGGCTACCTGAACAGCCTTCATCAGCTGCTCATCTGTTACCGTCACCTCGGAAAACATAAGGAAACCGATTCCGCTATACAGACAGGTCTTTCTGAAACCGGCAATAATCCTGAATATGCTCAGGAAAGAGGGTATTTTCTCCTGTCCAAAGGGATTTCTGAGTACAGGGACAAGCGGTACCAGGAGGCTTTGATTTACCTCAATCAGTCTTTGGGCTCTATGAAAAACAGCAGGGACTTTGCAAGGCTGTCAGTTAATTATTTTTATATCGGGAAAAGTTACAAAGAGCTGAAAGACACTCATAAATCTGTTGTTTATTTCCAAAAGATCGATTCTATTTTCAACCAGTACCAATTTATCCTTCCTGAGCTCAGGGAAAATTACGAAATACTGATTGATTACAGCAAAAAGCACAAAGACCAGACCCAGCAGCTCTATTACACCAACCAGCTTCTGAAGGCAGACAGCATCATGTCAAAGGATTTCAGTTACCTGTCCCCTAAGATCCATAAAGATTACGATACCAGGACATTGGTGGATGAGAAAAACAAGCTGCAGAAGATCAATTACCTGGTGACTGTCATTATTATTGTCCTGATTATCTGGGCTGTCGGACTGATTATTTTATTTGCCAAAAGACACAGGAAAGCCAAAGAAATTAAGCAGAAATACATTTTCCTTGAAGAAAAATTCATGAAAAATCAGGATGTGCCCAAGGAAGAAATCATCCCTGTTGAAGAAAAAAGAAACCTTCTGCATGAAAGTAAGGTGGAAGAGCTTCTGTTTAAGCTGCAGGCCTTTGAAGATAAAAAAGGATTTATCCAGAAAGGCCTTACCATCAGTAAACTGGCTTCACAGTTAGGGACCAATTCCAATTATCTTTCACAGGT
The sequence above is a segment of the Chryseobacterium sp. JJR-5R genome. Coding sequences within it:
- a CDS encoding AraC family transcriptional regulator, whose translation is MIKKLFFIFFTGCVQLFFAQQSDIEFDRLRSKYENIEENDVRAFPFIQPYINKGKKEKNYERLVQGYKDGIFYSSLNGEKLKYADSMVWTANESGIEDLKVIAHIDKGVVYYYHYKKFQLALNEYLEAYKYSKNSKNDFIKFQNLYHIGVVKSYLGYYDEASEVFTKCIAYYRAKMNIKSHPNEIYNNKRGYLNSLHQLLICYRHLGKHKETDSAIQTGLSETGNNPEYAQERGYFLLSKGISEYRDKRYQEALIYLNQSLGSMKNSRDFARLSVNYFYIGKSYKELKDTHKSVVYFQKIDSIFNQYQFILPELRENYEILIDYSKKHKDQTQQLYYTNQLLKADSIMSKDFSYLSPKIHKDYDTRTLVDEKNKLQKINYLVTVIIIVLIIWAVGLIILFAKRHRKAKEIKQKYIFLEEKFMKNQDVPKEEIIPVEEKRNLLHESKVEELLFKLQAFEDKKGFIQKGLTISKLASQLGTNSNYLSQVINEHKGVNFNKYLSQLRINYITVLLFEDRQYLKYNIETLAKECGMASRQNFSDLFFEINGIRPTDFIKNRMQELEDK